Part of the Streptomyces sp. NBC_01353 genome, CGCGATCCACGGCCACCGCGACGGCTGGTCGCCGCTCTGGTCGCCGTACAAGTTCTCCGACCACCCGCCCCGGCCGGGGCTGTGGGCGGTCGAGCCGCACCTCGGGTTCCGGGGTACGGGCGCGAAGTTCGAGGAGATCCTGGTCGTCACCGACTCCAAGGACCCCGAGCAGAGCGCGTTCTGGCTGGACGACGATCTGCCGCACGTGCGGCGCTGGAACGAGAGGGACGTGTGATGGCCGGGCTGAAGGGGGCGCGCGAGCGCTGGGTCCGTACGGGCGGGATCGAGCTGTGCGTCGCCGAGCTGGGCGACGACAGCCGGCCGACCGTGCTGCTCGTGCACGGCTATCCGGACTCCAAGGAGGTCTGGTCGGAGGTCGCGCACCGGCTCGCCGAACGGTTCCATGTGGTGCTGTACGACGTCCGCGGCCACGGTCGGTCCACCGCTCCGGCCCCGCTGCGCGGCGGATTCACCCTGGAGAAGCTGACGGACGACTTCCTGGCGGTCGCCGACGCGGTGAGCCCGGACCGGCCCGTCCACCTCGTGGGGCACGACTGGGGTTCGGTGCAGTCCTGGGAGTTCGTGACCGTCCCGCGCACCGAGGGCCGGATCGCCTCCTTCACCTCGATGTCGGGCCCGTCCCTGGACCACTTCGGTCACTGGATCAAGCAGCGGATGACCCGGCCCACCCCGCGCAGGGTCGGCCAGCTCCTCGGCCAGGGCGCCAAGTCCTGGTACGTGTACATGCTGCACACCCCCGTCCTGCCCGAGCTCGCCTGGCGCGGACCGCTCGGCAAGCGGTGGCCGAGGCTCCTCGAGCGGGTCGAGAAGGTCCCGGCGGGCGACTATCCGACGCCCTCGCTGCCCAATGACGCAGCGCACGGCGCCTGGCTCTACCGGGACAACGTCCGGGCGCGGCTGAGCCGACCGCGCGCCGACGCCTACGCGCACGCGCCGGTCCAGCTGATCACGCCGACGGGCGACGCCTTCCTGTCGGAGCGGCTCTACGACGACCTCGCGACCTGGGTACCGGACCTGACCCGCCGCTCCCTCCCGGGCAAGCACTGGATCCCACGCACCCGGCCCGACCAGCTGGCGTCGTGGATCGGCGAGTTCGTCCGGGCGAACGAGGATCCGTCCACCAAGGCCCCTAAGACCGCCGCGAAGAGCCCGGCCGATCCGGTGTACGCCGAGCGGTTCGGCGGCCGGCTGGTCCTGGTGACCGGCGCCGCCAGCGGTATCGGCCGGGCGACCGCCTTCGCCTTCGCCGAGGCGGGCGCGCGGGTCGTCGCCGTCGACCGGGACGGCGAGGGCGCGGCACGTACGGCGGAGATGTCACGGCTGATCGGCGCGCCCGAGGCATGGGGCGAGACCGTCGACGTGAGCGACGAGCAGGCCATGGAGAAGCTCGCCGCGAAGGTGGCGAGCGAGTACGGAATCGTCGACGTCCTGGTCAACAACGCGGGCATCGGCCTGTCCGGCTCGTTCTTCGAAACGACGACGGAGGAGTGGAAGAAGGTCCTGGACGTCAATCTCTGGGGCGTCATCCATGGCTGCCGGATCTTCGGCGGGCAGATGGCCGAGCGCGGCCAGGGCGGGCACATCGTCAACACCGCCTCCGCCGCGGCCTTCCAGCCCTCCCGCGCCCTGCCCGCGTACAGCACGTCCAAGGCGGCGGTGCTGATGCTGAGCGAGTGCCTGCGCGCCGAACTGGCCGGCCAGGGCATCGGGGTCTCGGCGATCTGCCCCGGCATCGTGAACACCAACATCACCGCGACGGCCCGGTTCGCCGGGGCCGGCGAGGAGGAGCAGAAGCGCCGCCAGAAGGAGGCCTCCCGCCTCTACGGCCTGCGCAACTACCCGCCGGAGAAGGTCGCGGACGCGATCCTGCGGGCAGTGGTGCGCAACCAGGCCGTCGTCCCCGTCACCCCGGAGGCGCGGGGGGCCCACTTCATGTCGCGATTCGCCCCCAGGGCGCTGCGGGCGATAGCCCGGCTGGAGCCGCCGGCGTGAGGCGGCGGTCGTACCATCCCTCGTAGCCGGAGCAAGCGGGTGGGAGCGGGTTTGTCGGAGCAGTCAGCACGGGCGGGGCAGCCGGGGCCGTCAGGTCAGACCGGGCCGTCGGGGCCGTCGGGTGAGACCGGGCCGTCAGGGCCGACGGGTCAAACCGGGCCGGCGGGTCAGGCCGGGCTGTCCGCCGGGGGCGGCCGGCCGGCCCCGGCGGAGTACCGGATCGAGGATCTGGCCCACCACAGCGGCGCCACGGTC contains:
- a CDS encoding SDR family oxidoreductase, yielding MAGLKGARERWVRTGGIELCVAELGDDSRPTVLLVHGYPDSKEVWSEVAHRLAERFHVVLYDVRGHGRSTAPAPLRGGFTLEKLTDDFLAVADAVSPDRPVHLVGHDWGSVQSWEFVTVPRTEGRIASFTSMSGPSLDHFGHWIKQRMTRPTPRRVGQLLGQGAKSWYVYMLHTPVLPELAWRGPLGKRWPRLLERVEKVPAGDYPTPSLPNDAAHGAWLYRDNVRARLSRPRADAYAHAPVQLITPTGDAFLSERLYDDLATWVPDLTRRSLPGKHWIPRTRPDQLASWIGEFVRANEDPSTKAPKTAAKSPADPVYAERFGGRLVLVTGAASGIGRATAFAFAEAGARVVAVDRDGEGAARTAEMSRLIGAPEAWGETVDVSDEQAMEKLAAKVASEYGIVDVLVNNAGIGLSGSFFETTTEEWKKVLDVNLWGVIHGCRIFGGQMAERGQGGHIVNTASAAAFQPSRALPAYSTSKAAVLMLSECLRAELAGQGIGVSAICPGIVNTNITATARFAGAGEEEQKRRQKEASRLYGLRNYPPEKVADAILRAVVRNQAVVPVTPEARGAHFMSRFAPRALRAIARLEPPA